A region of Necator americanus strain Aroian chromosome I, whole genome shotgun sequence DNA encodes the following proteins:
- a CDS encoding hypothetical protein (NECATOR_CHRI.G4024.T1), whose product MADFVHCNCCYILPSAPTNPKYFLTSCYHLLCKACLEKETGNPLLCPVCNREMRTIEINSAMDPKLQELFKPPKKLIQEKMAALKKKYDFQQMLVKSLLEHLKKQREKLSQLTKYCQKQTQISKEQLKEMDELKEWVRTAEIKMKESEEDKANLRKELEGMRKLCERFAKDGAYDSSIDKIFAVAGDSRTNDTESMSNLSFTGVFGCGSKAEIPSFLRTNSEADGINSSLGSFGCSLEVSPQMSANGSVASELTTPKMLGLQKKGLCHSEGNLHSSKRTPSNMDTQNPYAEIFNRSSSLHRYNDGNYRVKKGSPASGIRSIPRLQSKSPTTSGYVTQGKIIPHVNTPSGMPLNRF is encoded by the exons ATGGCTGACTTCGTGCATTGCAATTGTTGTTATATTCTACCGTCTGCCCCCACAAATCCGAAATATTTCCTAACGAGCTGCTACCACCTACTTTGTAAAGCTTGCCTTGAGAAAGAAACAG GAAACCCTTTGCTGTGTCCAGTTTGTAATCGCGAGATGCGCACGATAGAGATTAACTCGGCCATGGACCCAAAACTACAGGAACTGTTcaag CCACCTAAGAAGCTTATCCAGGAGAAAATGGCTGCACTGAAGAAAAAGTACGACTTTCAGCAAATGCTTGTTAAAAGCCTTCTAGAACATCTGAAGAAGCAG CGTGAGAAACTAAGTCAACTAACAAAGTATTGCCAGAAGCAGACACAGATCTCCAAAGAGCAATTGAA GGAGATGGACGAGTTAAAGGAATGGGTGAGAACTGccgaaattaaaatgaaagaaagtgaagaagataAAGCCAACTTAAGAAAGGAATTAGAGGGCATGAGGAAGTTGTGTGAACG ATTTGCTAAAGATGGTGCCTACGACTCTAGCATAGACAAGATTTTCGCAGTTGCTGGAGATTCTCGCACTA ATGATACCGAATCAATGTCAAATCTTTCGTTCACTGGAGTGTTCGGCTGTGGATCGAAAGCTGAGATTCCTTCCTTCCTGCGAACG aATTCGGAGGCTGATGGTATAAACAGCAGTTTGGGTTCATTTGGGTGCAGTTTAGAAGTCAGCCCACAAATGTCTGCGAATGGCAGCGTGGCATCGGAG ttaaCCACGCCAAAGATGCTAGGCCTCCAGAAGAAGGGACTCTGCCATTCCGAAGGAAACTTACACTCTTCGAAAAGAACTCCATCCAA TATGGATACCCAAAATCCTTACGCAGAGATCTTTAATCGCTCTTCATCATTACATAG GTACAACGATGGGAACTACAGGGTCAAAAAGGGTTCGCCTGCCTCTGGCATACGTAGCATTCCTCGCTTGCAGTCGAAATCTCCCACCACGTCAG ggTACGTCACGCAAGGGAAAATCATTCCACATGTTAACACTCCTTCTGGTATGCCACTGAATAGGTTCTGA
- a CDS encoding hypothetical protein (NECATOR_CHRI.G4025.T1) codes for MKSWSKSDLVPALRCVDGGFRGKFLVSVVPGSTHNILASCASVRPKARIQMAAIGEQSEATIEQQSEDAKNTEEEAMGNTSNNETSNCSMQSVEGFSTRYLNEKWIGRYDDTGQYMEYHNNQWRPLPEDDLVFVQQLWLEQEAAETQVVNGVKMKWNATAQEWQRADQEVDEDFIASYQANYGVQYDYSKMDEERKAKEAEKLKNNPAEKEEKKKGKVPSEPQGWVDMEEKVHAVYVNNLPLDITLDEFKEFMSKCGVIQADARTNKPKLKLYVDENGDLKGDGRCVYIKKESVDLALSILDGFHLRGKEVHVEKARFEMKGEFDPTKKRKKLTNAQKKKFMENQNRIFEWKPEKPRNYRPISDCTVVIKNLFTLQMMEKNAALMMDLKEEVQQSCSKYGAVKKVIVYDNNPEGVVTVTFETTDESDMAVKMLNGRIVDGRRLEVCLWDGKTKYKVQETEEERKRRLAAWENYIKGDSDDEDERKNGPSEQDSSPKSSSAEGNSEDNSERCDQGTTPEKRPKLTDEGEQ; via the exons ATGAAGTCATGGagcaaaagcgaccttgtgcctgcCCTAAGATGCGTGGATGGTGGATTCAGGGGCAAGTTCCTTGTTTCTGTTGTGCCAGGATCGACTCATAACATCCTTGCAAGCTGcgcgtcggtccggccaaaagcccgCATTCAA ATGGCTGCCATCGGTGAACAAAGTGAAGCTACCATCGAACAACAATCTGAAGATGCTAAAAACACCGAAGAAGAAGCCATGGGTAATACCAGTAACAACGAAACTTCTAATTGTTCTATGCAAAGTGTGGAGG GATTCTCTACAAGATATTTGAACGAGAAATGGATTGGTCGTTATGATGACACTGGTCAATATATGGAATATCACAACAATCAATGGCGTCCTCTTCCTGAGGACGATCTTGTGTTCGTACAACAACTTTGGTTAGAACAGGAAGCGGCGGAAACACAG GTTGTGAACGGGgtcaaaatgaaatggaacGCAACAGCACAAGAATGGCAGAGAGCTGATCAAGAAGTCGACGAAGATTTCATTGCTAGCTACCAAGCCAACTACGGTGTCCAGTACGACTATA gtAAAATGGATGAGGAGAGAAAGGCCAAAGAagctgaaaaactgaaaaataatccagctgagaaagaggagaagaaaaagggaaaggtTCCATCGGAACCTCAAG gTTGGGTGGATATGGAGGAGAAAGTGCATGCCGTGTATGTAAATAATCTCCCTTTGGACATAACCCTTGATGAATTCAAG GAGTTCATGTCGAAATGTGGAGTCATCCAAGCAGATGCACGAACTAATAAACCTAAACTGAAGTTGTATGTTGATGAAAATGGTGATCTAAAAGGCGATGGAAGATGCGTCTATATAAAGAAG GAGTCAGTTGATTTGGCGCTTTCTATCCTGGACGGATTTCACCTACGGGGCAAGGAAGTACATGTAGAGAAAGCTAGGTTCGAGATGAAGGGAGAGTTTGATCCAaccaagaaaaggaaaaagctcACGAATgcacagaagaagaaatttatggaaaacCAGAACAG GATTTTTGAATGGAAACCGGAGAAACCTCGTAACTATCGACCCATTTCTGATTGTACTGTGGTTATCAAAAATTTATTCACGTTGCAGATGATGGAG aaaaatgcTGCATTAATGATGGACTTAAAAGAAGAGGTTCAGCAAAGCTGTTCAAAATATGGTGCCGTCAAGAAAGTCATTGTTTATGAC AACAATCCTGAGGGTGTAGTGACGGTGACGTTTGAAACTACTGATGAATCCGATATGGCTGTGAAGATGTTGAATGGGAGGATTGTAGACGGGAGACG GTTGGAAGTGTGTCTCTGGGATGGAAAAACGAAATATAAAGTCCAAGAGACAGAGGAGGAACGTAAGAGACGATTAGCGGCTTGGGAGAATTACATTAAAGGAGATAGTGATGAcgaagatgaaagaaaaaatggtccAAGTGAACAAGATTCTTCACCAAAATCATCATCTGCAGAAGGGAATTCAGAGGACAACTCTGAGAGATGTGATCAAGGAACTACACCGGAAAAAAGGCCGAAGCTTACTGACGAAGGCGAGCAGTAA
- a CDS encoding hypothetical protein (NECATOR_CHRI.G4025.T2), with protein MLQATMIKHVIRTESRRRQSLNAFVKLKKNCSWDSKGVGGIVILINTSLAKSIDSQTTYDQKKTFLDEKMWFSGSCDNTRRLRSNIKLRRSQNFPYTVVKVEKKITPSSAREVTGREMAAIGEQSEATIEQQSEDAKNTEEEAMGNTSNNETSNCSMQSVEGFSTRYLNEKWIGRYDDTGQYMEYHNNQWRPLPEDDLVFVQQLWLEQEAAETQVVNGVKMKWNATAQEWQRADQEVDEDFIASYQANYGVQYDYSKMDEERKAKEAEKLKNNPAEKEEKKKGKVPSEPQGWVDMEEKVHAVYVNNLPLDITLDEFKEFMSKCGVIQADARTNKPKLKLYVDENGDLKGDGRCVYIKKESVDLALSILDGFHLRGKEVHVEKARFEMKGEFDPTKKRKKLTNAQKKKFMENQNRIFEWKPEKPRNYRPISDCTVVIKNLFTLQMMEKNAALMMDLKEEVQQSCSKYGAVKKVIVYDNNPEGVVTVTFETTDESDMAVKMLNGRIVDGRRLEVCLWDGKTKYKVQETEEERKRRLAAWENYIKGDSDDEDERKNGPSEQDSSPKSSSAEGNSEDNSERCDQGTTPEKRPKLTDEGEQ; from the exons ATGTTACAAGCCACTATGATAAAGCACGTCATCCGAACCGAGTCGAGACGACGCCAGTCTCTCAACGCCTTTGTGAAGCtgaagaagaactgttcttggGACAGTAAAGGAGTTGGTGGAATTGTTATCCTCATCAACACGAGTCTGGCGAAGAGCATCGACTCtcaaacaacttacgaccagaaaaaaacgttcctggatgagaagatgtggttcagcGGCAGCTGTGACAATACTCGTCGCTtgcgctccaacatcaagctacgaagaagtcAAAACTTTCCATACACTG TGGTCAAAGTGGAAAAGAAGATCACACCATCTTCAGCAAGAGAAGTTACAGGACGAGAA ATGGCTGCCATCGGTGAACAAAGTGAAGCTACCATCGAACAACAATCTGAAGATGCTAAAAACACCGAAGAAGAAGCCATGGGTAATACCAGTAACAACGAAACTTCTAATTGTTCTATGCAAAGTGTGGAGG GATTCTCTACAAGATATTTGAACGAGAAATGGATTGGTCGTTATGATGACACTGGTCAATATATGGAATATCACAACAATCAATGGCGTCCTCTTCCTGAGGACGATCTTGTGTTCGTACAACAACTTTGGTTAGAACAGGAAGCGGCGGAAACACAG GTTGTGAACGGGgtcaaaatgaaatggaacGCAACAGCACAAGAATGGCAGAGAGCTGATCAAGAAGTCGACGAAGATTTCATTGCTAGCTACCAAGCCAACTACGGTGTCCAGTACGACTATA gtAAAATGGATGAGGAGAGAAAGGCCAAAGAagctgaaaaactgaaaaataatccagctgagaaagaggagaagaaaaagggaaaggtTCCATCGGAACCTCAAG gTTGGGTGGATATGGAGGAGAAAGTGCATGCCGTGTATGTAAATAATCTCCCTTTGGACATAACCCTTGATGAATTCAAG GAGTTCATGTCGAAATGTGGAGTCATCCAAGCAGATGCACGAACTAATAAACCTAAACTGAAGTTGTATGTTGATGAAAATGGTGATCTAAAAGGCGATGGAAGATGCGTCTATATAAAGAAG GAGTCAGTTGATTTGGCGCTTTCTATCCTGGACGGATTTCACCTACGGGGCAAGGAAGTACATGTAGAGAAAGCTAGGTTCGAGATGAAGGGAGAGTTTGATCCAaccaagaaaaggaaaaagctcACGAATgcacagaagaagaaatttatggaaaacCAGAACAG GATTTTTGAATGGAAACCGGAGAAACCTCGTAACTATCGACCCATTTCTGATTGTACTGTGGTTATCAAAAATTTATTCACGTTGCAGATGATGGAG aaaaatgcTGCATTAATGATGGACTTAAAAGAAGAGGTTCAGCAAAGCTGTTCAAAATATGGTGCCGTCAAGAAAGTCATTGTTTATGAC AACAATCCTGAGGGTGTAGTGACGGTGACGTTTGAAACTACTGATGAATCCGATATGGCTGTGAAGATGTTGAATGGGAGGATTGTAGACGGGAGACG GTTGGAAGTGTGTCTCTGGGATGGAAAAACGAAATATAAAGTCCAAGAGACAGAGGAGGAACGTAAGAGACGATTAGCGGCTTGGGAGAATTACATTAAAGGAGATAGTGATGAcgaagatgaaagaaaaaatggtccAAGTGAACAAGATTCTTCACCAAAATCATCATCTGCAGAAGGGAATTCAGAGGACAACTCTGAGAGATGTGATCAAGGAACTACACCGGAAAAAAGGCCGAAGCTTACTGACGAAGGCGAGCAGTAA
- a CDS encoding hypothetical protein (NECATOR_CHRI.G4026.T1) — MSSGMPDVGLLVLSTRNLPKLKTLLTTAAQSVSSRLYIRVQGACLDSVLPSLYLQSSIHCPHLDVRVLLGKKVPNYGRLIGEETLQDPSITIPKYKKVVLGGTFDRLHNGHKVLLSKAALLASESVVCGVTDKAMIEKKSLWELIEPVSTRIEAVEDFIADVSDSVVCLAEPIEDPFGPSTRIPDLEAIVVSKETIKGGEAVNRMRKEKNMSELVMITIDLLEAIDDVLKETKISSSSRRREDLGKLLKPPTPHPERPNRPYVLGLCGGIACGKSNIAKYLREEPGFEVIDCDKLAHSCYEPGGELTESIAKNFDGVVKDGVVDRKLLGQIVFGNEVKLRMLCELVWPVLMKKIEKMIAVSKSDVVVIEAAAIVEANWHHYMNELWTVFVPHEEMIRRIIERDSLSKEQAEARIRSQLSNKDRIAHSHVVFCSLWAYEETRAQVNRALKDLRSRLPANSP, encoded by the exons ATGTCGTCAGGTATGCCAGACGTTGGACTACTTGTCCTATCGACAAGAAATTTACCAAAGTTGAAAACGTTACTCACCACTGCCGCTCAATCGGTCTCATCACGTCTTTATATACG AGTGCAAGGAGCTTGTTTGGATTCAGTACTTCCATCATTATATCTTCAATCATCGATTCACTGTCCTCATTTGGATGTGCGCGTTTTACTCGGCAAGAAAGTCCCCAATTATGGGCGTCTTATCGGCGAGGAAACGTTACAGGACCCCTCAATCACCATACCGAAGTACAAAAAAGTGGTCCTTGGTGGCACATTCGATAGGCTACATAATGGTCACAAA GTTCTGCTGTCAAAAGCTGCTCTCTTAGCCAGTGAAAGTGTAGTTTGTGGGGTAACAGACAAAGCTATGATTGAAA AGAAGTCTTTGTGGGAATTGATCGAACCAGTGTCCACTCGAATCGAAGCAGTCGAAGATTTTATAGCCGACGTTTCTGATTCTGTAGTGTGTTTAGCGGAGCCGATTGAGGATCCTTTTGGGCCGTCAACAAGGATTCCCGATCTGGAA GCAATAGTAGTGAGCAAAGAAACAATCAAAGGAGGAGAAGCTGTTAATCGAATGCGGAAG GAGAAAAATATGTCCGAATTAGTCATGATAACCATCGATCTCTTGGAAGCAATCGATGATGTACTGAAGGAAACTAAAATTAGTTCATCAAGTCGACGGAG GGAGGATCTCGGCAAGCTTCTGAAGCCGCCTACACCTCACCCTGAACGGCCAAATCGACCGTATGTACTTGGACTATGCGGCGGAATTGCGTGCGGAAAGAGTAATATTGCAAAATATCTGCGGGAAGAGCCAGGCTTTGAG GTTATTGATTGCGACAAGTTGGCTCACAGCTGCTATGAGCCTGGAGGTGAACTCACCGAATCAATAGCCAAAAATTTTGATGGTGTCGTGAAGGACGGTGTAGTAGATAGAAAGCTTTTGGGACAAATCGTGTTCGGAAATGAG GTCAAATTAAGAATGTTGTGTGAATTAGTTTGGCCCGTACtcatgaagaaaatagaaaaaatgatcGCTGTCTCCAAAAGTGACGTTGTAG tgaTAGAAGCAGCAGCGATTGTCGAAGCGAATTGGCATCACTACATGAATGAGTTATGGACGGTTTTCGTTCCACATGAGGAGATGATCAGACGGATAATTGAACGGGATAGCCTTTCGAAAGAACAG GCAGAAGCTCGTATAAGAAGTCAACTCTCCAACAAAGATCGTATTGCGCATAGTCACGTAGTTTTCTGCTCACTCTGGGCTTACGAGGAGACTCGAGCTCAAGTAAACAGAGCTTTAAAGGATCTGAGGTCTCGACTTCCCGCAAATTCCCCATGA
- a CDS encoding hypothetical protein (NECATOR_CHRI.G4026.T2), protein MPDVGLLVLSTRNLPKLKTLLTTAAQSVSSRLYIRVQGACLDSVLPSLYLQSSIHCPHLDVRVLLGKKVPNYGRLIGEETLQDPSITIPKYKKVVLGGTFDRLHNGHKVLLSKAALLASESVVCGVTDKAMIEKKSLWELIEPVSTRIEAVEDFIADVSDSVVCLAEPIEDPFGPSTRIPDLEAIVVSKETIKGGEAVNRMRKEKNMSELVMITIDLLEAIDDVLKETKISSSSRRREDLGKLLKPPTPHPERPNRPYVLGLCGGIACGKSNIAKYLREEPGFEVIDCDKLAHSCYEPGGELTESIAKNFDGVVKDGVVDRKLLGQIVFGNEVKLRMLCELVWPVLMKKIEKMIAVSKSDVVVIEAAAIVEANWHHYMNELWTVFVPHEEMIRRIIERDSLSKEQAEARIRSQLSNKDRIAHSHVVFCSLWAYEETRAQVNRALKDLRSRLPANSP, encoded by the exons ATGCCAGACGTTGGACTACTTGTCCTATCGACAAGAAATTTACCAAAGTTGAAAACGTTACTCACCACTGCCGCTCAATCGGTCTCATCACGTCTTTATATACG AGTGCAAGGAGCTTGTTTGGATTCAGTACTTCCATCATTATATCTTCAATCATCGATTCACTGTCCTCATTTGGATGTGCGCGTTTTACTCGGCAAGAAAGTCCCCAATTATGGGCGTCTTATCGGCGAGGAAACGTTACAGGACCCCTCAATCACCATACCGAAGTACAAAAAAGTGGTCCTTGGTGGCACATTCGATAGGCTACATAATGGTCACAAA GTTCTGCTGTCAAAAGCTGCTCTCTTAGCCAGTGAAAGTGTAGTTTGTGGGGTAACAGACAAAGCTATGATTGAAA AGAAGTCTTTGTGGGAATTGATCGAACCAGTGTCCACTCGAATCGAAGCAGTCGAAGATTTTATAGCCGACGTTTCTGATTCTGTAGTGTGTTTAGCGGAGCCGATTGAGGATCCTTTTGGGCCGTCAACAAGGATTCCCGATCTGGAA GCAATAGTAGTGAGCAAAGAAACAATCAAAGGAGGAGAAGCTGTTAATCGAATGCGGAAG GAGAAAAATATGTCCGAATTAGTCATGATAACCATCGATCTCTTGGAAGCAATCGATGATGTACTGAAGGAAACTAAAATTAGTTCATCAAGTCGACGGAG GGAGGATCTCGGCAAGCTTCTGAAGCCGCCTACACCTCACCCTGAACGGCCAAATCGACCGTATGTACTTGGACTATGCGGCGGAATTGCGTGCGGAAAGAGTAATATTGCAAAATATCTGCGGGAAGAGCCAGGCTTTGAG GTTATTGATTGCGACAAGTTGGCTCACAGCTGCTATGAGCCTGGAGGTGAACTCACCGAATCAATAGCCAAAAATTTTGATGGTGTCGTGAAGGACGGTGTAGTAGATAGAAAGCTTTTGGGACAAATCGTGTTCGGAAATGAG GTCAAATTAAGAATGTTGTGTGAATTAGTTTGGCCCGTACtcatgaagaaaatagaaaaaatgatcGCTGTCTCCAAAAGTGACGTTGTAG tgaTAGAAGCAGCAGCGATTGTCGAAGCGAATTGGCATCACTACATGAATGAGTTATGGACGGTTTTCGTTCCACATGAGGAGATGATCAGACGGATAATTGAACGGGATAGCCTTTCGAAAGAACAG GCAGAAGCTCGTATAAGAAGTCAACTCTCCAACAAAGATCGTATTGCGCATAGTCACGTAGTTTTCTGCTCACTCTGGGCTTACGAGGAGACTCGAGCTCAAGTAAACAGAGCTTTAAAGGATCTGAGGTCTCGACTTCCCGCAAATTCCCCATGA
- a CDS encoding hypothetical protein (NECATOR_CHRI.G4027.T2) encodes MMEEDHYDTPWEFLARPNSVRLSAIDAALFAKGPAASSDSPQASPLPQSPSFSHHLVHIGNSPVDSKRNSLRSGDRPRRVDAQNEEETLLERNIDRVGAEKLLESRGLGDFLLRSRGEGSAALSLRGATGVLHIKLERRGDKWVIGEGPCFRSIASAVHYYRRHPLPIRGLAEPIARHTTKNNIKTSQLRTYRRRSKQPDLQVAAGPSLLKSAAGRVRIPP; translated from the exons ATGATGGAAGAAGACCATTACGATACACCGTGGGAATTCCTCGCACGACCCAACTCAGTACGACTATCCGCTATCGATGCGGCGTTGTTCGCCAAGGGTCCCGCTGCTAGCTCGGATTCACCGCAAG CCTCTCCACTCCCACAATCCCCATCTTTTTCACACCATTTGGTGCATATCGGGAACTCTCCGGTTGATTCCAAGAGGAATTCTCTACGATCCGGGGATAGACCACGGCGTGTTGATGCacaaaatgaagaggaaaCACTTTTGGAGAGGAATATAGATAGAGTAGGCGCTGAGAAACTGCTTGAAAGTCGAGGATTAGGCGATTTTTTATTGAG ATCTCGAGGTGAAGGCAGTGCAGCTCTATCGTTACGGGGTGCTACCGGTGTGCTGCATATAAAATTGGAACGAAGGGGTGATAAATGGGTGATCGGTGAAGGTCCATGTTTTCGATCGATCGCCTCAGCCGTACATTATTATCGACGGCATCCGTTGCCGATACGAGG CCTTGCTGAACCTATCGCAAGGCACACTACAAAGAATAACATCAAAACTTCGCAACTTAGAACTTACCGTCGACGATCAAAACAACCAGACTTGCAGGTCGCTGCAGGACCCTCGCTGCTCAAATCGGCCGCAGGCCGAGTGAGGATCCCACCGTGA